The nucleotide sequence gttaccgaGCAAAATtgatcctaagcaaatattcatactatttAATTGAGTAatgttacactaatgcagaTCATAATCTGTTTTGATATTAAACattgcaatatacagcacagtgtccctttaaaatatgcacccaatttcaaaatcgtcacttttaagcagtcttaaacacactttaatttgtGTGATTATGATTCttctgaataaaacaaagtaatacatcaaaaacatcactaaactgtaggaatgtaggcaattttgtttaaaaaaaatgttctaataaatgtggtatAGAAAGACTTCAACTAAttcagtagagttaacaataatccactcagagcaataatccactGTCACACTATTGCcacacaatagtccataataatccacaataTGCCtaatatgtatatgtgtgttgttaagcacacttcacattcgagacctataaactgaggacacactaaAATAAACCTCAAGTGATGTTACGTGGCAAATATCTAACGACAGAGGAGCTCAATGACGGATCAGCAGCTCCACTAGACGAGGAttcagcagacatgacagacatctgcctaacaacacaacctccctcccaaatgtaatgccaacGAACTGGACCTGCTATAATTCCCCATAacgggtgtcacttcagtcagtctgatggcattcacatgtgacatatacattttattttagcactttcctaaagcaaacacttacgAACACTAAGATTCGGCATTTAAGCTAGCCCCTCCAcccacatcatgaaaacaaaccgTATCTTTATcctgtgagtgtttttcttcatctagttttctcttttttcatcaccGATAGGTTCATTTTGATGCCATGCCGCGAACTACCGTTACCGGCGGCTCGGCACAACTCGCCTCGCCCCTCCTCACTTTGATACTAGTCGCCAAAGCAACGCTGCGTGGTAGATACCAAATCTGACCAATCGGTAGAGagcagatctgaccaatcagtgggCCAGGTGCCAGTTActtttcacatctttttcaTCTTGTCACTCCTCAGATATTGAGACCggacttgcaacttgagggggccccctagtggtgTGGGGGTcctatgcacccgcatagtccgcATATAGCAAGAAATGGCTCTGGTTGTAGAAACTTCAGAGGAATGGGAGGAAAATGGTTAGGCTCGCCTATCTAGGTCTGCACAGGTGATTGGATTGGAAAGGCACCTATGTAGCCTTAAAGGAACCCAGGTGGTTTGATTAGGCTAAGGTGAATTACTGTGGGAGAGAGGTGTGGTGTAGGTCCTGAACTTTAGTTATAATAACATAATTTAATGCATTCTAAGATGTTCTTATGGATATCAATTTTTTAATCATGATACTGATCTACTGAATGTTGTCTGTCCTGTTTAGCTGACTGAGGGTGAGGTCCAAACATTTCTTGTGATGGAAATTCACTCAATTcactgaggaggaggacttCTTCCTGAACTTTATTCCCTGAGGTTTGTTAACAATGTATCTGATGGTTTAAACTGGTTTGGGATGTTGTTCTATAAGTACAAAGTACAAACAAAGGAAGCACCAGAATAAGATGGAGGAACACAAAAGTACACGGGAGATACAGGACTGAACCAGACTGCAttacaaaacagacaaactgaccatgagagaggggaggacaagaactaaaggcccccacacagcgcccagacgtccaactgccttatctgaccactctccgaccactctgttgcctccggtctgacccgttcggcacaaaagttgcattgaacacaccgcttcaacgtgctgccagctccacagtaccGTGTAttttctgcgcttgcgcgagatgcaataagccggtggctctagtgttaaagacgctggactagaggtttatgcacgcaactctctttactcaaaacgaaacttaactatttcagacaaaaacagctgcatactaaacatgcagcgaggcattactaaataaacacagattaattcatcctgaacggaaataataacagctagtctcatgccagtactccaaagcatgaaaacaagCAATGATGGAACGGAGTGTGTAGAAAACCAAtgtgcacacagtattccgcccctcccacacaccacgctgattcgctagcacaccaccaatcagagaatccaacggctcagacgtccgatggcccacctcctcagacttcgcatgctcagtcggatccgacaacgtctgtgcggctccgaaagcttccgacgcacctgtacacaccaaacatatttgttcccgaccttgtccgagtctctccaaacgcttcagacgtccaacagttgggccggtgtgtgggggcctttagatACACAGAGGTTGATTGACTGATGGgacacagctgaacacagaaaaaaggcaGGAAAGGTGCAAAGGCAGGAAATGAAAATCATAACATGAAACGAGgagagaacttcaaaataaaacaggaaacagctgaccCTCAAACTCAGACCATGACAGCACCGACCCTTGCAGTTCGTTGTCCTCTCAGAATGATGGTCCTCACGCTCCGAAAAATGTaatgacagcaacaacacaTCTGAGGAGCATTTTAACACTGATGATCTGTCTTACACTGTTACGTGCTTTGAATTGTTACATGAAGCCTGGACATTAACTCAAACTGAAATGAGTGACAATGTGAGTGTCATTAGAAGTGAtataaccaagtgttttttaacATGACACAGACAAATAACAGGTTAGGCAGGAGAAGAGTCAGAGAAGTGAACTGACAAGCTGTTGTTCGTTTTGTCCAGTTCAGCCTGAGCGATGGACTCTGACGCCAACGGGACGATGGAGGTGGCGGCGCTCGGCCGACCTTTCAGCCTCGGGATGCTGTACGACTGCCGCAAAGATTCACTCATCCCTGGTAAGGATTCACATTTAAACATCATTAATACATCAAAAAATAATATTCAGTATTTAAAGTCACATTCAACATCTTCATCTCTAATCTTGCAACTTTTTTTACCAGGGTTCAAGCTCATATCAGAGTCATGAAACCCTTTTTCATGTCCGTTGGTTGGTTTTATTTGCAGTATCTACTGAGTGGGTACAATTTGATTGTACTGTTGAGCCTTGATGGAGGTGTGCattctactgagtgccatttaagttatttttgtaATCACTGACTGGCTGTTTCTTGCTGCACCAGCAGGTATTTTACTTTTCTGGTTTGTAAGAACAAACagaggagggacagagacacagtgagtATGAGATCAGAGCTGAAGGCAGTCAGAGATTGCATCTGAAAAATAGAACAACATCTGTGTCCTGACCAACACTTTGGATGTTCTGGGGCCGCAGAAGAAATAATCCAAACTAGAAAGGTATTAAATAGAGAGCATGCATCGGCCaaagcccaacagtccccttgaATTCAATCAAGCCTTATCCAAACTTGATAGCGCTGTATTGAATTGTACTCACTCAAAGATATCAGCCACCTGAATACCTTATTTTCTGAGAAATTAACTAAAATGTCACAATGTTAAAGAGACTGAAAAGAACTTCCTGGATCCacccctttatctggatccataCCAAAGCTTAATGGGGTATATTCTGGGTCaagactcatcctccatccaagtttggtggaaatctgcTCAGCAGTTTTGTGTAATCTtcctgacaaaccaacaaactgacaagGTTAAAAATATAATGTCCTTGGTGGAGGCAATAACTCATACCCTATGTGTTTGCCATGCTCTCAGCTCACTTGGTGAACTTGACTTCTATTTGTTTGGTTCTGGAGGCTGAACTTGATTTTTGCCTCTTCTTTCTTAGGACTGACATTGTGGGACCGCAGTGACCTGGCAGAACATATTGGAGAAAGACCCCAGAACTATAATGACTTTGAGATAGTTGCATCTGAATCCATTGAGGACAAATCTTCAGCACTTAATGTTGAAGcctctttgaaggcgagtctcTTGGGTGGACTGGTTGAGGTTGATGGATCAGCAAAATACCTGAATGACAGTAAGACTTCCAAAAATCAGGCCAGAGTAACACTGAAGTACAAAGCTACCACAAAGGTCCAAGAACTGTCGATGGATCATCTTGGAAGAGACAATATGAAGCATTCATATGTCTTTGATAAAGGGCTAGCTACACATGTAGTTACAGCAATTCTTTATGGAGCACAAGCCTTCTTTGTCTTTGACCGTGAGGTGTCAGACAAGGACAGTCATCAAGACATTGAGGGTAACTTGAAGTTGATGATCAAGAAAATTCCCTATCTTGCTATAGAGGGTGCAGGTTCATTAAAAatggaagacaaagacagagaaaaggttGAGAAATTCTCCTGCAGATTCTTTGGAGACTTTTCACTTCAGAAAACTCCGACATCCTTTGATGATGCAATACAAGTCTATCAAAGTTTGCCAAAATTGCTGGGAGCCAACGGAGAAAAAGCCGCACCAATGAAGGTCTGGATGTTGCCACTGACATGTTTAGATTCTTCTGCAGCTAAACTCGTCCGTCAGATAAGTATAACCTTAGTTAAAAAGTCACAGGGTGTCCTGGAGGACTTCAGTGAGCTGGAGATGAGGTGCAATGATGCACTGAAAACCACCACTGCACAGCAGTTTCCACAGATTGGCACAaagattaaaacctttaaagagATGTGCTCTGAGCTCAAGCTGGAATTCCAACAAACCTTGGCAAAGAAACTTCCATCAatccgaggaggaggagaagaggaggctgTGCTCGCAGAGATCCTGAAGAAGATACATTCTTCTCCTTTCAACAGCAAAGACCTGAACAAGTGGATGGActgcaaagagagagaaattcacACCTTAAAGTCTTTCACCAACATGATGAAGACTACTAAGATTGTCTCATCTGAAACAGACCTGTACAAGGAAAGTCTCAGTGCACAATATgctgtatgttttgttttcaccacaCTGGGAAGTGATGAACAGTACCTCTCAAATTTATCAAACTACTTAGAAGAAACAACCAAACCAGACAAAGCTCAACGGTTATGTGCTCGTGATGTAGAGAAGAAACAGTGGTACGCTTCAAAAAAAGTAGCAGATGAAATGAGGAGTAAAGCAAAACTTTTCAGTGACTTTGCAGAGGCCAACCAGGAGAACAAGAACATTAAGTTCTTGGCAGTTGGTTCAACAGATGAGACACAGGAAGGTTCAAGCATCTACCTTTATAAAGACGGCTTCTCTGTCAATGACAACTTTGAGCCTCCTTCAAAGCCTGAAACAGTAACAGTCATAGACATAAACCACAACAGTGTGACACTGAAGATTTCTCCAGCAAGGTCTGGAGCAGAGAACATCACCTCTTACTCTGTTGAGTACTGTGTCAGTGGACAGGGTGaatggaaagaaaagacaacatcAGAAGCTGAAGTCACAGTAAGCGATCTGATTCCAAACACAGAGTACAAGTTCAGATGCAGAGCAGTGACCTCAGTAGGTGTTGGACCAGCCAATGAAGTCAGTGGTTCCAATAAAACTTTACCTTGCAGCCCTCCTGGAAAACCTCAAGTTGAACCGAACTCAAGTGAAATATCAGTTAGCTGGGACAAACCTGCTGAACTTGGACAAGATGTGCAGATCCAGAGCTACATCGTGGAGTTCGCCAAAACAGACAGCATGGTGAAAGAGGAAGATCTCCAATGGACCCAAAAGATGTTGAAGACTGAAAAGACGATCATTTCAGAGCTTCTGTCAGAGACAGAATATGTTGTCAGGGTCAGGTGTGACTGTGCCGAAGCTGGAAGAAGCAAAGAAAGCATCTCTGTCGGTGTCTGCACAAGAAAATATTCACCACTTGCAGAATCCCTCAGAAGTACAAGCACATGTATTAATTGTAAATCACCCTCAGTTCATAAACTGCACCTGACAGAAGAAAAAGTGGACAGAGGTGGATGCCAGATATATAGTTTTGGCAACGACATCATGAGGCAGAATCGAACAATCGTTATTTTTGGTGAGCCTGACTCTGGAAAGTCCCGTCTGATCAATGGAATGATCAACTACATTGTTGGTGTCAAGTGGGAGGACAACTTTAGATTTGTGTTAGTTGATGAGGATCAGTTGAGACCACAAGCTCACAGTCATACTTCAGAAGTCACTGTGTACAAAATCAACCATCAGCAGGGGTTTAAAACAGACCACTCACTGACCATTGTTACTGTTGACATTCCAGGACTTGGAGATATAGGAGAAAtcgacagacacagacagatcccagaacagctgttcagtgtCTTCTCTTCTATTCTAGGTGTCAGTGAAATTGATGCTGTGTGTTTCGTAGTTCAGGCTTCTTTAGCTCGACTCACACCAACACAGAAATATGTGTTTAACTCTGTGCTTTCAATCTTTGACAAACATGTGGCAGAATTAGTCAGAGTTCTGGTGACATTTGCAGACGGCCAGCTTCCACCAGTTCTAGAGGCAATCAAAGATTCAGGTGTCCCATGTCCTCAATCAGAAGACGGGCTGCCACTTCACTTcaaattcaataattcagcGTTGTTTGCAGACAACAAATCAtctgcagcaggcagcaggaGTAAAGATGGAGGCTTTGATCAGATGTTTTGGAACATGGGAACAAGAAGCATGGAGACGTTCTTTGATGCTTTGAATGTGATAGAAACCAAAAGCTGGATACTGAGAGAGCTTAAGGAAATGACATTGCTAAATAAAATAAGGTTAGCAAATTATAGGCTGCAGGCTATTTTTGAGGAAGTGATAGAAAGACATGCTGAACCAATATGAAAATCTGCTCCAATGCCAAATGATCATGaaagttttaatttttgtgtttttaacataaATGTTCGAATCTGTTTCACTGAGTTTTTACACTGAGCCATCAGCTTCCTGCTTATTTTAACACGTTTTATCgacttttcccttttttttacttGGAGATTTAAGAACTTTAAGACGATCTGAATAATGTTTAATTACTCCCGATACGGATGTGTCCTGACATTTTATTGTCCTGTGGGCTTCCACTGAGGATGGagaaatcaataatcaataataaataaatgcgaTTATTATAAGTGTTGTCTGTTGTcctctgatgtgtcagtgtcaccttctttgtcttctgcagcttcattttctcttccaGGACCTTTCAGGTCAGTCATTACACTGCTGACATCACTTCAGTCCACACTACTGCAGTACATTTACTCCaatactgtacttaagtacaatgtTGAGGTACTTTTATTTCACTTGAACATTTGCATTTGATGGTATGTTACATGATTTTTCACTACATCTCAGAAGGAAACATTGTACTTGTACAATGATCTGACAGTTTTATTTGACTACTTTTCAAATTAacactgtaaacaaaaacaaatgtattaaattgTCACTGTTAAAGATTAAACCAGAGGTTACCAACACTTCTGTCTGGTCACGTTCAGTCTTTGAGTTGGTATCAGTTCCACCAAACAAACAATTTCCATCTAAATGTtccaaaatgtgacaaaaaaataaaaaaataaacatttttaatttaaatttaaaaatgtcaggGGCCCCGAAAAGAAAAACTAATATAAAATTATTAAACCATCATCATTGAGTATATATTTCAAATCAAATAATAAAAttgatgtctttttgtttttacttgttttttggCAGCAAAAGTTAAATATCGCCATTGACCAGGGACGTGCAGAGACCTTTGGAGGGGCAGGTGCTCAAAATTAAAAGGGTGAATAAAGGAGGGGTGAATATACAGCCTATATCAACAAAGCCATAATTCAAGCTGTGCATTAATTTAAGACATATGAAGTAGATAATG is from Sparus aurata chromosome 16, fSpaAur1.1, whole genome shotgun sequence and encodes:
- the LOC115597384 gene encoding uncharacterized protein LOC115597384; translated protein: MDSDANGTMEVAALGRPFSLGMLYDCRKDSLIPGLTLWDRSDLAEHIGERPQNYNDFEIVASESIEDKSSALNVEASLKASLLGGLVEVDGSAKYLNDSKTSKNQARVTLKYKATTKVQELSMDHLGRDNMKHSYVFDKGLATHVVTAILYGAQAFFVFDREVSDKDSHQDIEGNLKLMIKKIPYLAIEGAGSLKMEDKDREKVEKFSCRFFGDFSLQKTPTSFDDAIQVYQSLPKLLGANGEKAAPMKVWMLPLTCLDSSAAKLVRQISITLVKKSQGVLEDFSELEMRCNDALKTTTAQQFPQIGTKIKTFKEMCSELKLEFQQTLAKKLPSIRGGGEEEAVLAEILKKIHSSPFNSKDLNKWMDCKEREIHTLKSFTNMMKTTKIVSSETDLYKESLSAQYAVCFVFTTLGSDEQYLSNLSNYLEETTKPDKAQRLCARDVEKKQWYASKKVADEMRSKAKLFSDFAEANQENKNIKFLAVGSTDETQEGSSIYLYKDGFSVNDNFEPPSKPETVTVIDINHNSVTLKISPARSGAENITSYSVEYCVSGQGEWKEKTTSEAEVTVSDLIPNTEYKFRCRAVTSVGVGPANEVSGSNKTLPCSPPGKPQVEPNSSEISVSWDKPAELGQDVQIQSYIVEFAKTDSMVKEEDLQWTQKMLKTEKTIISELLSETEYVVRVRCDCAEAGRSKESISVGVCTRKYSPLAESLRSTSTCINCKSPSVHKLHLTEEKVDRGGCQIYSFGNDIMRQNRTIVIFGEPDSGKSRLINGMINYIVGVKWEDNFRFVLVDEDQLRPQAHSHTSEVTVYKINHQQGFKTDHSLTIVTVDIPGLGDIGEIDRHRQIPEQLFSVFSSILGVSEIDAVCFVVQASLARLTPTQKYVFNSVLSIFDKHVAELVRVLVTFADGQLPPVLEAIKDSGVPCPQSEDGLPLHFKFNNSALFADNKSSAAGSRSKDGGFDQMFWNMGTRSMETFFDALNVIETKSWILRELKEMTLLNKIRLANYRLQAIFEEVIERHAEPI